In a genomic window of Plasmodium malariae genome assembly, chromosome: 4:
- the PmUG01_04017100 gene encoding conserved Plasmodium protein, unknown function: MKGKGMMKLRYLDSKGALYSNGIIYEQNEDLWKRTNNPNYNLVKNYSELQDLLSKEEAQFELVKKEVHLLQKQKDLLQWHICNNIKKLSMKRSEKKFKEETRSKLETKLKLLKDKTKINKFEHDTLEEEVNKFEEALEKQMDIKSNTEMKFTEWLNKKDEYLKDITQERISAFKERKKRQNQLRKLLMVTKQENNKNFNIDYLQKCEINLINEIKNYRNYKTFETKRAKDLINELSFNGFRVS; encoded by the coding sequence atgaaggGAAAAGGTATGATGAAGCTACGGTACCTCGATTCAAAAGGAGCACTTTATTCTAATGGcataatatatgaacaaaatgagGATTTGTGGAAAAGGACTAATAATCCTAATTACaatttagtaaaaaattatagcgAATTACAAGACTTACTAAGCAAAGAAGAAGCACAATTTGAACtcgtaaaaaaagaagtgcATTTATTGCAAAAACAGAAAGATTTATTACAGTGgcatatttgtaataatataaaaaagttaagtaTGAAAAGAAGCGAAAAGAAATTTAAGGAAGAAACAAGAAGCAAATTAGagacaaaattaaaattactaaaagacaagacaaaaattaataaatttgaaCATGATACACTAGAAGAAGAGGTTAATAAATTTGAAGAAGCATTAGAAAAACAAATGGATATAAAGAGTAATACAGAAATGAAATTTACTGAATGGttgaataaaaaagatgAGTACTTGAAAGATATAACTCAAGAGAGGATTAGCGCATttaaagaaaggaaaaaaagacaaaatcaattgagaaaattattaatggTTACAAAACAAGAGaacaacaaaaattttaatatcgATTACCTGCAGAAATGTGAAATTAACCTAATAAATGagattaaaaattatagaaattaTAAGACGTTCGAGACGAAAAGGGCAAAGGATTTAATTAACGAGCTTTCGTTCAATGGTTTTCGCGTCTCTTAG
- the PmUG01_04017000 gene encoding conserved Plasmodium protein, unknown function, translating to MDESYCSDAPSTQRVKKSNGTGDMTNYLNSKRVSSSISEKVNGFHNNNPRIDKHYEKRKMKKHGNIQESNNVVEMPNISNKKGEKGKKYSNDLRNHISDKENIKKSKANKTKDNNYNIPDDNNPNSISKSNNRGAQTRTKSNETSDSITNSVVNRDHMTTFDKPSNMVRSSNTNSNKGGKVVNGNTVNADNAANVVNASNGVNAANTANPANIANTANTANTAYTANAANAANAANRERGKRVSSSKCEHTVGNSYDRKPPEVVPDCRHNEELKNEEKLFENDDESCQENSCLPYLNGKGEDAGEMKINKEKKILNNFQNSFTRSDSTNSNLLKISQKSEEWEDSKKWSFSLLFTSIKSMVVQNYIYVAKKCGTPNQPNKPGPVLAISIEKEKQCESNNIIVQTPRAYEKYTLTGKLIQHKSLYPCTITCMIYGSIGGIGKVVILGEQNGFVLIYKIEKFECILKLNTKECLKHYFANSTTFRKTMSNNMDIKGRIKNLYNTKSDENINRLNKFMHDLPNSKWDDIYNDEDHNNNRDLSYQISSISVKSTFANFIHWVIAGNMKGQIFVWEVPSGSIIKIIINPHHMFCDIKNGRSSSNEDYSSSIDSCSYREGGKSKGQNKARKKDKVKEKEKHEYKVDHKDKVDGKYKVDHKDKVDRKDKVDRKDKVDRKDKVDRKDKVDRKDKDNQMEKEKKMRKKKKKKKKKSFQEDTQNSEKMENVHNQKEEEEMEKDSSYTSNADNEEDDKGTVDDLTEEENSSDEYSSQNYLIDSDEYQSEDCGRKNFKKKEENGMKENGQKKTKKLKELKKSKKSTRTKHEQEKMKASNTSYVSAILAVTHKYELWVAFGNGYIAVYDLYDFQLLLYTCISKSPIMDVIYSKMLDDVFLLIGNNYIAVWDTKTLKQIKKIATSQITKNSSLSTLYLLEPPNSWINKKIVLIAGCNDGSLCVTNITKKMDGDLTFSYVKTYDKRFEPYVPVTYIYIEPSINAAFVGDASGMVFTLPKILSTIKYDHVSK from the coding sequence ATGGATGAGTCGTATTGTTCTGACGCACCTAGCACGCAAAGAGTAAAGAAGTCAAACGGGACAGGCGATATGactaattatttaaattcaaAGAGAGTTAGCTCAAGCATATCAGAAAAGGTAAATggttttcataataataatcctCGAATAGATAAacattatgaaaaaagaaagatgaAAAAGCATGGCAATATACAGGAGTCCAACAATGTAGTAGAAATGCCAAACATAAGCAAtaaaaagggggaaaaaggaaaaaaatattccaatGATTTAAGAAATCATATAAGTGATAaagagaatataaaaaagagcaaagcgaataaaacaaaagacaataattataatattcccGATGACAACAACCCAAATAGCATTAGTAAAAGTAACAACAGGGGTGCTCAAACTCGTACGAAGAGTAATGAAACCAGTGATAGTATAACCAACAGTGTAGTCAATCGGGATCACATGACCACGTTCGACAAGCCTAGCAATATGGTCAGAAGTAGCAATACCAATTCAAATAAAGGAGGTAAAGTTGTCAACGGGAACACCGTAAATGCCGATAATGCGGCAAATGTTGTTAATGCTTCTAACGGCGTAAATGCCGCGAATACTGCGAATCCTGCGAATATTGCGAATACTGCGAATACTGCGAATACTGCTTATACCGCTAACGCTGCTAACGCTGCTAACGCTGCTAACCGTGAGAGGGGGAAAAGAGTTAGCAGCAGCAAATGTGAACACACAGTGGGAAACAGCTACGATAGGAAACCCCCCGAAGTGGTACCAGATTGCAGGCACAATGAAGAGcttaaaaatgaagaaaaattatttgaaaatgatGACGAAAGTTGTCAGGAAAATAGCTGCTTGCCATACTTGAATGGAAAAGGTGAGGATGCAGgagaaatgaaaataaataaagaaaaaaaaattttaaataattttcaaaattcaTTTACAAGATCAGATAGCACAAATAGtaatttacttaaaataAGTCAGAAGAGCGAAGAATGGGAAGATTCCAAAAAATGGAgcttttctcttctttttacAAGTATAAAATCTATGGTtgtacaaaattatatttatgtagcTAAAAAATGCGGAACACCCAACCAGCCAAATAAACCTGGTCCCGTTTTGGCTATAAgtatagaaaaagaaaaacaatgtgaatcaaataatataatagttCAAACCCCACGTGCctatgaaaaatatacgCTGACTGGAAAACTGATTCAACATAAAAGTTTATATCCATGTACAATTACTTGTATGATATATGGTAGTATAGGTGGTATAGGCAAAGTAGTTATCTTAGGAGAACAAAATGGTTTTGtcttaatttataaaattgaaaaatttgaatgcatattaaaattaaatacgaAGGAGTGCCTTAAGCATTATTTTGCTAATTCAACTACATTTAGAAAAACCATGAGTAATAATATGGACATAAAAGGTaggataaaaaatttgtataatacCAAGAGTGACGAAAATATAAATCGCCTGAACAAGTTCATGCATGATTTGCCGAACAGTAAATGggatgatatatataatgatgaagatcataataataacagaGATTTGTCCTATCAAATTTCAAGTATTTCTGTTAAGTCTACTTTTgctaattttattcattGGGTTATCGCTGGTAATATGAAAGGACAAATATTCGTATGGGAGGTCCCAAGTGGCAgtatcataaaaattattattaatccGCACCATATGTTTTGCGATATTAAAAACGGTAGAAGTTCCTCGAACGAGGACTACTCTAGTTCAATCGACAGCTGCAGTTACAGGGAAGGGGGGAAGAGTAAGGGGCAGAATAAAGcgagaaaaaaagataaagttAAAGAGAAGGAAAAACATGAATATAAGGTTGACCATAAAGACAAGGTTGATGGTAAATATAAAGTTGACCATAAAGACAAGGTTGACCGTAAAGACAAGGTTGACCGTAAAGACAAGGTTGACCGTAAAGACAAGGTTGACCGTAAAGACAAGGTTGACCGTAAAGATAAGGATAACCAAAtggagaaggaaaaaaaaatgaggaaaaaaaaaaaaaaaaaaaaaaaaaaatctttcCAAGAAGATACACAAAATAgcgaaaaaatggaaaatgtTCACAATCAgaaagaagaggaagaaatgGAAAAGGACTCGAGTTATACTAGTAATGCAGACAACGAAGAAGACGATAAAGGGACAGTGGATGACCTTACTGAGGAGGAAAACTCAAGCGACGAGTACTCTTCTCAGAATTATTTAATCGATTCAGATGAATACCAATCCGAAGATTGTGGTAGAAAGAACttcaaaaagaaagaagagaatggaatgaaagaaaatggtcaaaagaaaacaaaaaaattaaaagaattaaaaaaatcaaaaaaatcaACAAGAACCAAACATGAacaggaaaaaatgaaagcaTCAAATACGTCATACGTATCAGCAATACTAGCAGTTACACACAAATATGAATTATGGGTAGCATTCGGTAATGGTTATATAGCAGTGTATGACTTGTATGATTTTCAACTACTTctttatacatgtatttcAAAAAGTCCAATAATGGATGTAATATATTCTAAAATGTTAGAtgatgtttttttattaattggCAATAATTACATAGCTGTATGGGACACGAAAacattaaaacaaattaaaaaaatagctaCTTCACAAATTACAAAAAACTCTTCATTATCTACTCTTTATCTGTTAGAACCTCCAAATTCTTGGATTAACAAAAAGATAGTTCTTATAGCTGGGTGTAATGATGGATCTCTATGTGTAACAAATATAACTAAAAAGATGGATGGTGATTTAACCTTTTCCTATGTTAAAACTTATGATAAACGTTTTGAACCATATGTACCAGTtacctacatatatatagagcCTAGTATTAACGCAGCCTTTGTCGGTGATGCTAGTGGTATGGTTTTCACTCTGCCCAAAATTCTAAGCACCATAAAATATGACCATGTTTCTAAGTga